From the Equus quagga isolate Etosha38 chromosome 16, UCLA_HA_Equagga_1.0, whole genome shotgun sequence genome, one window contains:
- the POP1 gene encoding ribonucleases P/MRP protein subunit POP1 isoform X1, with translation MSNAKERKHAKKMRNQPTNVTLSSGFVADRGGKHPNGGGKPFQAQKHEPDSGTSRQRQTKMTQHSPPEPDVSEQSSSKVMFKKKGGWKAGPEGTSQEIPKYITASTFAQARAAEISAMLKAVTQKSSNSLVFQTLPRHMRRRAMSHNVKRLPRRLQEIAQKEAEKAVHQKKEHSKNKCHKARRCHINRVLEFNRRQKKNIWLETHIWHAKRFHMIKKWGYCLGERPTVKSHRACYRAMTNRCLLQDLSYYCCLELKGKEEEILKALSPMCSIDTGLTFAAVHCLSGKRQGSLLLYRANKYPREMLGPVTFIWKSERTSGDTSESRQLWIWIHPTLKQDILEEIKAVCQCMEPIKPTVCIQDPVLSPSQEKSQTELPEEKIGKKRKRKDDGEDGKPIKKVIGDGTRDPYQPYSWISPATGIIISDLTMEMNRFRLIGPLAHSILTEALKAASVHTMTLAVSRRRVLSSAPSEGEDTEKTPHCWWVETCRNPDSVSLHHRQEAIFELLGGVTSPAEIPAGTVLGLTVGDPRINLPQKRSKILPSPEKCQDNEKVRQLLLEGVPVECTHSFIWNQAICQSVTENKISDQDLNRKRSELLVPGSQLVLGPQESKIPILLIQQPGKVTGDDRRGWGSGWDVLLPKGWGMAFWIPFIYRGARVGGLKEAIVHSQYKRSPHIPGDFPDCPAGILFAEEQAKNLLEKYQRRPPAKRPNYVKLGTLAPFCCPWEQLTRDWESRVQVQGESPVASCPGGEETDLRRGEVLCAPTPEKSHQLSDEVGTSLDDSSEPEGVMDTECPAQAETGWVTGQDAPGSLLCVLRSRQSLKQLSAWCGPSVGDSRAARRAPSRWQQELTREACRAILDCFPRALVWVSLSLLRKGSPKLHTMICVPTKEDFLQLSRDRLYSGPLESKHSDPFKSQIRKQKEKKKIEKRQNRGRAVSKGLAGGDPAAEHQALTLGLWSGPLPAVTSHCSRVLLGFVTQGDFSMAVGCGEALGFVSLTGLLDMLLSQPAAERGLVLLRSPASLQYRFARIAIEV, from the exons atgtctaatgcaaaagaaagaaagcatgctAAGAAAATGAGAAACCAGCCCACTAATGTGACTTTGTCTTCTGGCTTTGTGGCTGATAGAGGTGGAAAGCACCCTAATGGAGGTGGAAAACCTTTCCAAGCTCAGAAACATG AACCTGATTCTGGAACTTCACGACAGCGGCAAACCAAAATGACCCAACATTCACCACCTGAGCCTGATGTCAGTGAGCAGTCTTCCTCTaaagtaatgtttaaaaaaaagggaggatgGAAAGCAGGCCCTGAGGGCACTTCTCAGGAGATTCCCAAGTATATAACTG CTTCTACATTCGCTCAAGCCCGAGCTGCTGAAATCAGTGCTATGTTGAAAGCAGTGACCCAGAAGTCTTCTAATTCACTGGTTTTCCAGACTCTGCCACGGCACATGAGACGAAGAGCCATGAGCCACAATGTCAAACGCCTTCCTAGACGGTTACAGGAGATTGCCCAGAAAGAG GCAGAGAAAGCAGTGcatcagaaaaaagaacattcaaaaaataaatgccatAAAGCTCGAAGATGTCACATAAACCGGGTGCTAGAATTTAACCGTAGGCAAAAGAAGAACATATGGTTAGAAACTCACATCTGGCATGCCAAACGGTTTCACATGATCAAGAAGTGGGGCTACTGCCTCGGGGAGAGGCCGACCGTCAAGAGCCACAGAGCCTGCTATCGAGCCATGACTAACCGTTGCCTCCTTCAG GATTTATCCTACTACTGTTGTTTGGAGTTGAAgggcaaagaggaagaaatactaAAGGCACTGTCTCCAATGTGTAGCATAGACACAG GATTGACTTTTGCAGCAGTTCACTGCTTGTCTGGAAAGCGCCAAGGTAGCCTCTTGCTTTACCGGGCAAATAAATATCCTAGAGAGATGCTGGGGCCTGTTACATTTATTTGGAAGTCTGAGAGGACCTCTGGTGACACTTCTGAGAGCAGGCAGTTGTGGATCTGGATTCATCCAACTCTCAAACAG GAtattttagaggaaataaaagcagTGTGCCAGTGTATGGAACCCATCAAACCAACTGTCTGCATCCAAGACCCTGTTCTGTCACCATCCCAAGAAAAAAGCCAAACTGAACTGCCTGAGGAGAAAattggcaagaaaagaaaacggAAAGATGATGGAGAAGATGGTAAACCAATTAAAAAAGTTATTGGTGATGGAACTAGAGATCCATATCAGCCATATTCTTGGATCTCTCCAGCCACCGGCATTATAATCAG tgaTTTGACGATGGAGATGAACAGATTCCGGCTCATTGGTCCGCTTGCCCATTCCATCCTAACTGAGGCACTAAAAGCTGCTTCCGTCCACACT ATGACTCTTGCAGTGTCTCGTAGAAGGGTCTTGTCTTCTGCTCCTTCG gagggagaggacacagagaaaacacCTCACTGCTGGTGGGTTGAAACCTGTAGGAATCCTGATAGCGTTTCCCTTCATCACAGACAAGAAGCCATTTTTGAACTGTTGGGAG gagtAACATCACCAGCAGAAATTCCGGCAGGTACTGTTCTGGGACTCACGGTTGGGGATCCTCGAATAAATTTGCCTCAAAAGAGGTCCAAAATTTTGCCCAGTCCAGAAAAATGCCAAG ATAATGAGAAAGTTAGACAGCTGCTTCTGGAGGGTGTACCTGTGGAGTGTACGCATAGCTTTATTTGGAACCAAGCTATCTGTCAGAGTGTCACGGAGAATAAAATCTCGGATCAG GATTTAAACCGGAAGAGAAGTGAGTTGCTGGTGCCTGGGTCACAGCTTGTTTTAGGTCCCCAGGAATCCAAGATACCTATACTTTTGATTCAACAGCCAGGAAAAGTGACTGGTGATGACCGACGAGGCTGGGGAAGTGGCTGGGATGTCCTGCTCCCAAAGGGCTGGGGCATGGCTTTCTGGATTCCATTT ATCTATCGAGGTGCAAGAGTTGGAGGATTAAAAGAGGCTATAGTGCATTCTCAGTATAAAAGGTCACCTCACATCCCAGGTGATTTCCCAGACTGCCCTGCTGGGATTCTGTTTGCTGAAGAGCAAGCTAAGAATCTTCTTGAAAAGTACCAAAG ACGCCCTCCTGCAAAACGGCCCAACTATGTTAAGCTTGGTACTCTGGCGCCTTTCTGTTGTCCCTGGGAGCAGTTAACTCGAGACTGGGAATCAAGAGTCCAGGTCCAGGGGGAATCGCCTGTAGCTTCCTGTCCAGGTGGTGAGGAGACTGACCTGAGAAGAGGTGAGGTGCTTTGTGCTCCCACGCCTGAAAAATCTCATCAACTGTCTGATGAGGTGGGCACCTCCCTAGACGACTCCAGTGAGCCTGAAGGAGTGATGGACACAGAGTGTCCAGCCCAGGCGGAGACTGGGTGGGTAACAGGCCAGGATGCCCCTGGCAGTCTCCTCTGCGTTCTTAG GAGTAGACAATCACTGAAGCAGCTGTCAGCCTGGTGTGGGCCCAGCGTTGGGGACAGTCGGGCAGCCCGGCGAGCTCCCAGCAGATGGCAGCAAGAATTGACCAGAGAGGCCTGCCGGGCCATCTTGGACTGCTTCCCTAGGGCCCTGGTTTGGGTCAGTCTGTCCCTGCTCAGGAAGGGCAGCCCCAAACTGCACACCATGATCTGTGTCCCAACCAAGGAGGACTTCCTCCAGCTCAGTCGGGATCGGCTTTACTCTGGGCCCCTGGAATCCAAGCACAGCGACCCATTCAAGAGCCAGATCcggaaacaaaaagagaagaagaagatagAGAAGAGGCAGAACCGAGGGCGTGCTGTGTCTAAGGGCCTGGCAGGGGGGGACCCTGCAGCAGAGCACCAAGCTCTGACCCTGGGCTTATGGTCAGGCCCTCTCCCAGCCGTGACTTCTCACTGCTCCAGAGTTCTCCTTGGCTTTGTCACACAGGGGGATTTTTCCATGGCTGTCGGCTGTGGAGAAGCCCTGGGGTTTGTTAGTTTGACAGGCTTGCTGGATATGCTGTTGAGCCAGCCGGCAGCAGAGAGGGGCCTCGTCTTGCTGCGGTCCCCTGCCTCTCTGCAGTATCGATTTGCGAGAATTGCTATCGAGGTGTGA
- the POP1 gene encoding ribonucleases P/MRP protein subunit POP1 isoform X3 yields the protein MSNAKERKHAKKMRNQPTNVTLSSGFVADRGGKHPNGGGKPFQAQKHEPDSGTSRQRQTKMTQHSPPEPDVSEQSSSKVMFKKKGGWKAGPEGTSQEIPKYITASTFAQARAAEISAMLKAVTQKSSNSLVFQTLPRHMRRRAMSHNVKRLPRRLQEIAQKEAEKAVHQKKEHSKNKCHKARRCHINRVLEFNRRQKKNIWLETHIWHAKRFHMIKKWGYCLGERPTVKSHRACYRAMTNRCLLQDILEEIKAVCQCMEPIKPTVCIQDPVLSPSQEKSQTELPEEKIGKKRKRKDDGEDGKPIKKVIGDGTRDPYQPYSWISPATGIIISDLTMEMNRFRLIGPLAHSILTEALKAASVHTMTLAVSRRRVLSSAPSEGEDTEKTPHCWWVETCRNPDSVSLHHRQEAIFELLGGVTSPAEIPAGTVLGLTVGDPRINLPQKRSKILPSPEKCQDNEKVRQLLLEGVPVECTHSFIWNQAICQSVTENKISDQDLNRKRSELLVPGSQLVLGPQESKIPILLIQQPGKVTGDDRRGWGSGWDVLLPKGWGMAFWIPFIYRGARVGGLKEAIVHSQYKRSPHIPGDFPDCPAGILFAEEQAKNLLEKYQRRPPAKRPNYVKLGTLAPFCCPWEQLTRDWESRVQVQGESPVASCPGGEETDLRRGEVLCAPTPEKSHQLSDEVGTSLDDSSEPEGVMDTECPAQAETGWVTGQDAPGSLLCVLRSRQSLKQLSAWCGPSVGDSRAARRAPSRWQQELTREACRAILDCFPRALVWVSLSLLRKGSPKLHTMICVPTKEDFLQLSRDRLYSGPLESKHSDPFKSQIRKQKEKKKIEKRQNRGRAVSKGLAGGDPAAEHQALTLGLWSGPLPAVTSHCSRVLLGFVTQGDFSMAVGCGEALGFVSLTGLLDMLLSQPAAERGLVLLRSPASLQYRFARIAIEV from the exons atgtctaatgcaaaagaaagaaagcatgctAAGAAAATGAGAAACCAGCCCACTAATGTGACTTTGTCTTCTGGCTTTGTGGCTGATAGAGGTGGAAAGCACCCTAATGGAGGTGGAAAACCTTTCCAAGCTCAGAAACATG AACCTGATTCTGGAACTTCACGACAGCGGCAAACCAAAATGACCCAACATTCACCACCTGAGCCTGATGTCAGTGAGCAGTCTTCCTCTaaagtaatgtttaaaaaaaagggaggatgGAAAGCAGGCCCTGAGGGCACTTCTCAGGAGATTCCCAAGTATATAACTG CTTCTACATTCGCTCAAGCCCGAGCTGCTGAAATCAGTGCTATGTTGAAAGCAGTGACCCAGAAGTCTTCTAATTCACTGGTTTTCCAGACTCTGCCACGGCACATGAGACGAAGAGCCATGAGCCACAATGTCAAACGCCTTCCTAGACGGTTACAGGAGATTGCCCAGAAAGAG GCAGAGAAAGCAGTGcatcagaaaaaagaacattcaaaaaataaatgccatAAAGCTCGAAGATGTCACATAAACCGGGTGCTAGAATTTAACCGTAGGCAAAAGAAGAACATATGGTTAGAAACTCACATCTGGCATGCCAAACGGTTTCACATGATCAAGAAGTGGGGCTACTGCCTCGGGGAGAGGCCGACCGTCAAGAGCCACAGAGCCTGCTATCGAGCCATGACTAACCGTTGCCTCCTTCAG GAtattttagaggaaataaaagcagTGTGCCAGTGTATGGAACCCATCAAACCAACTGTCTGCATCCAAGACCCTGTTCTGTCACCATCCCAAGAAAAAAGCCAAACTGAACTGCCTGAGGAGAAAattggcaagaaaagaaaacggAAAGATGATGGAGAAGATGGTAAACCAATTAAAAAAGTTATTGGTGATGGAACTAGAGATCCATATCAGCCATATTCTTGGATCTCTCCAGCCACCGGCATTATAATCAG tgaTTTGACGATGGAGATGAACAGATTCCGGCTCATTGGTCCGCTTGCCCATTCCATCCTAACTGAGGCACTAAAAGCTGCTTCCGTCCACACT ATGACTCTTGCAGTGTCTCGTAGAAGGGTCTTGTCTTCTGCTCCTTCG gagggagaggacacagagaaaacacCTCACTGCTGGTGGGTTGAAACCTGTAGGAATCCTGATAGCGTTTCCCTTCATCACAGACAAGAAGCCATTTTTGAACTGTTGGGAG gagtAACATCACCAGCAGAAATTCCGGCAGGTACTGTTCTGGGACTCACGGTTGGGGATCCTCGAATAAATTTGCCTCAAAAGAGGTCCAAAATTTTGCCCAGTCCAGAAAAATGCCAAG ATAATGAGAAAGTTAGACAGCTGCTTCTGGAGGGTGTACCTGTGGAGTGTACGCATAGCTTTATTTGGAACCAAGCTATCTGTCAGAGTGTCACGGAGAATAAAATCTCGGATCAG GATTTAAACCGGAAGAGAAGTGAGTTGCTGGTGCCTGGGTCACAGCTTGTTTTAGGTCCCCAGGAATCCAAGATACCTATACTTTTGATTCAACAGCCAGGAAAAGTGACTGGTGATGACCGACGAGGCTGGGGAAGTGGCTGGGATGTCCTGCTCCCAAAGGGCTGGGGCATGGCTTTCTGGATTCCATTT ATCTATCGAGGTGCAAGAGTTGGAGGATTAAAAGAGGCTATAGTGCATTCTCAGTATAAAAGGTCACCTCACATCCCAGGTGATTTCCCAGACTGCCCTGCTGGGATTCTGTTTGCTGAAGAGCAAGCTAAGAATCTTCTTGAAAAGTACCAAAG ACGCCCTCCTGCAAAACGGCCCAACTATGTTAAGCTTGGTACTCTGGCGCCTTTCTGTTGTCCCTGGGAGCAGTTAACTCGAGACTGGGAATCAAGAGTCCAGGTCCAGGGGGAATCGCCTGTAGCTTCCTGTCCAGGTGGTGAGGAGACTGACCTGAGAAGAGGTGAGGTGCTTTGTGCTCCCACGCCTGAAAAATCTCATCAACTGTCTGATGAGGTGGGCACCTCCCTAGACGACTCCAGTGAGCCTGAAGGAGTGATGGACACAGAGTGTCCAGCCCAGGCGGAGACTGGGTGGGTAACAGGCCAGGATGCCCCTGGCAGTCTCCTCTGCGTTCTTAG GAGTAGACAATCACTGAAGCAGCTGTCAGCCTGGTGTGGGCCCAGCGTTGGGGACAGTCGGGCAGCCCGGCGAGCTCCCAGCAGATGGCAGCAAGAATTGACCAGAGAGGCCTGCCGGGCCATCTTGGACTGCTTCCCTAGGGCCCTGGTTTGGGTCAGTCTGTCCCTGCTCAGGAAGGGCAGCCCCAAACTGCACACCATGATCTGTGTCCCAACCAAGGAGGACTTCCTCCAGCTCAGTCGGGATCGGCTTTACTCTGGGCCCCTGGAATCCAAGCACAGCGACCCATTCAAGAGCCAGATCcggaaacaaaaagagaagaagaagatagAGAAGAGGCAGAACCGAGGGCGTGCTGTGTCTAAGGGCCTGGCAGGGGGGGACCCTGCAGCAGAGCACCAAGCTCTGACCCTGGGCTTATGGTCAGGCCCTCTCCCAGCCGTGACTTCTCACTGCTCCAGAGTTCTCCTTGGCTTTGTCACACAGGGGGATTTTTCCATGGCTGTCGGCTGTGGAGAAGCCCTGGGGTTTGTTAGTTTGACAGGCTTGCTGGATATGCTGTTGAGCCAGCCGGCAGCAGAGAGGGGCCTCGTCTTGCTGCGGTCCCCTGCCTCTCTGCAGTATCGATTTGCGAGAATTGCTATCGAGGTGTGA
- the POP1 gene encoding ribonucleases P/MRP protein subunit POP1 isoform X2, producing the protein MSNAKERKHAKKMRNQPTNVTLSSGFVADRGGKHPNGGGKPFQAQKHEPDSGTSRQRQTKMTQHSPPEPDVSEQSSSKVMFKKKGGWKAGPEGTSQEIPKYITASTFAQARAAEISAMLKAVTQKSSNSLVFQTLPRHMRRRAMSHNVKRLPRRLQEIAQKEAEKAVHQKKEHSKNKCHKARRCHINRVLEFNRRQKKNIWLETHIWHAKRFHMIKKWGYCLGERPTVKSHRACYRAMTNRCLLQDLSYYCCLELKGKEEEILKALSPMCSIDTGLTFAAVHCLSGKRQGSLLLYRANKYPREMLGPVTFIWKSERTSGDTSESRQLWIWIHPTLKQDILEEIKAVCQCMEPIKPTVCIQDPVLSPSQEKSQTELPEEKIGKKRKRKDDGEDGKPIKKVIGDGTRDPYQPYSWISPATGIIISDLTMEMNRFRLIGPLAHSILTEALKAASVHTEGEDTEKTPHCWWVETCRNPDSVSLHHRQEAIFELLGGVTSPAEIPAGTVLGLTVGDPRINLPQKRSKILPSPEKCQDNEKVRQLLLEGVPVECTHSFIWNQAICQSVTENKISDQDLNRKRSELLVPGSQLVLGPQESKIPILLIQQPGKVTGDDRRGWGSGWDVLLPKGWGMAFWIPFIYRGARVGGLKEAIVHSQYKRSPHIPGDFPDCPAGILFAEEQAKNLLEKYQRRPPAKRPNYVKLGTLAPFCCPWEQLTRDWESRVQVQGESPVASCPGGEETDLRRGEVLCAPTPEKSHQLSDEVGTSLDDSSEPEGVMDTECPAQAETGWVTGQDAPGSLLCVLRSRQSLKQLSAWCGPSVGDSRAARRAPSRWQQELTREACRAILDCFPRALVWVSLSLLRKGSPKLHTMICVPTKEDFLQLSRDRLYSGPLESKHSDPFKSQIRKQKEKKKIEKRQNRGRAVSKGLAGGDPAAEHQALTLGLWSGPLPAVTSHCSRVLLGFVTQGDFSMAVGCGEALGFVSLTGLLDMLLSQPAAERGLVLLRSPASLQYRFARIAIEV; encoded by the exons atgtctaatgcaaaagaaagaaagcatgctAAGAAAATGAGAAACCAGCCCACTAATGTGACTTTGTCTTCTGGCTTTGTGGCTGATAGAGGTGGAAAGCACCCTAATGGAGGTGGAAAACCTTTCCAAGCTCAGAAACATG AACCTGATTCTGGAACTTCACGACAGCGGCAAACCAAAATGACCCAACATTCACCACCTGAGCCTGATGTCAGTGAGCAGTCTTCCTCTaaagtaatgtttaaaaaaaagggaggatgGAAAGCAGGCCCTGAGGGCACTTCTCAGGAGATTCCCAAGTATATAACTG CTTCTACATTCGCTCAAGCCCGAGCTGCTGAAATCAGTGCTATGTTGAAAGCAGTGACCCAGAAGTCTTCTAATTCACTGGTTTTCCAGACTCTGCCACGGCACATGAGACGAAGAGCCATGAGCCACAATGTCAAACGCCTTCCTAGACGGTTACAGGAGATTGCCCAGAAAGAG GCAGAGAAAGCAGTGcatcagaaaaaagaacattcaaaaaataaatgccatAAAGCTCGAAGATGTCACATAAACCGGGTGCTAGAATTTAACCGTAGGCAAAAGAAGAACATATGGTTAGAAACTCACATCTGGCATGCCAAACGGTTTCACATGATCAAGAAGTGGGGCTACTGCCTCGGGGAGAGGCCGACCGTCAAGAGCCACAGAGCCTGCTATCGAGCCATGACTAACCGTTGCCTCCTTCAG GATTTATCCTACTACTGTTGTTTGGAGTTGAAgggcaaagaggaagaaatactaAAGGCACTGTCTCCAATGTGTAGCATAGACACAG GATTGACTTTTGCAGCAGTTCACTGCTTGTCTGGAAAGCGCCAAGGTAGCCTCTTGCTTTACCGGGCAAATAAATATCCTAGAGAGATGCTGGGGCCTGTTACATTTATTTGGAAGTCTGAGAGGACCTCTGGTGACACTTCTGAGAGCAGGCAGTTGTGGATCTGGATTCATCCAACTCTCAAACAG GAtattttagaggaaataaaagcagTGTGCCAGTGTATGGAACCCATCAAACCAACTGTCTGCATCCAAGACCCTGTTCTGTCACCATCCCAAGAAAAAAGCCAAACTGAACTGCCTGAGGAGAAAattggcaagaaaagaaaacggAAAGATGATGGAGAAGATGGTAAACCAATTAAAAAAGTTATTGGTGATGGAACTAGAGATCCATATCAGCCATATTCTTGGATCTCTCCAGCCACCGGCATTATAATCAG tgaTTTGACGATGGAGATGAACAGATTCCGGCTCATTGGTCCGCTTGCCCATTCCATCCTAACTGAGGCACTAAAAGCTGCTTCCGTCCACACT gagggagaggacacagagaaaacacCTCACTGCTGGTGGGTTGAAACCTGTAGGAATCCTGATAGCGTTTCCCTTCATCACAGACAAGAAGCCATTTTTGAACTGTTGGGAG gagtAACATCACCAGCAGAAATTCCGGCAGGTACTGTTCTGGGACTCACGGTTGGGGATCCTCGAATAAATTTGCCTCAAAAGAGGTCCAAAATTTTGCCCAGTCCAGAAAAATGCCAAG ATAATGAGAAAGTTAGACAGCTGCTTCTGGAGGGTGTACCTGTGGAGTGTACGCATAGCTTTATTTGGAACCAAGCTATCTGTCAGAGTGTCACGGAGAATAAAATCTCGGATCAG GATTTAAACCGGAAGAGAAGTGAGTTGCTGGTGCCTGGGTCACAGCTTGTTTTAGGTCCCCAGGAATCCAAGATACCTATACTTTTGATTCAACAGCCAGGAAAAGTGACTGGTGATGACCGACGAGGCTGGGGAAGTGGCTGGGATGTCCTGCTCCCAAAGGGCTGGGGCATGGCTTTCTGGATTCCATTT ATCTATCGAGGTGCAAGAGTTGGAGGATTAAAAGAGGCTATAGTGCATTCTCAGTATAAAAGGTCACCTCACATCCCAGGTGATTTCCCAGACTGCCCTGCTGGGATTCTGTTTGCTGAAGAGCAAGCTAAGAATCTTCTTGAAAAGTACCAAAG ACGCCCTCCTGCAAAACGGCCCAACTATGTTAAGCTTGGTACTCTGGCGCCTTTCTGTTGTCCCTGGGAGCAGTTAACTCGAGACTGGGAATCAAGAGTCCAGGTCCAGGGGGAATCGCCTGTAGCTTCCTGTCCAGGTGGTGAGGAGACTGACCTGAGAAGAGGTGAGGTGCTTTGTGCTCCCACGCCTGAAAAATCTCATCAACTGTCTGATGAGGTGGGCACCTCCCTAGACGACTCCAGTGAGCCTGAAGGAGTGATGGACACAGAGTGTCCAGCCCAGGCGGAGACTGGGTGGGTAACAGGCCAGGATGCCCCTGGCAGTCTCCTCTGCGTTCTTAG GAGTAGACAATCACTGAAGCAGCTGTCAGCCTGGTGTGGGCCCAGCGTTGGGGACAGTCGGGCAGCCCGGCGAGCTCCCAGCAGATGGCAGCAAGAATTGACCAGAGAGGCCTGCCGGGCCATCTTGGACTGCTTCCCTAGGGCCCTGGTTTGGGTCAGTCTGTCCCTGCTCAGGAAGGGCAGCCCCAAACTGCACACCATGATCTGTGTCCCAACCAAGGAGGACTTCCTCCAGCTCAGTCGGGATCGGCTTTACTCTGGGCCCCTGGAATCCAAGCACAGCGACCCATTCAAGAGCCAGATCcggaaacaaaaagagaagaagaagatagAGAAGAGGCAGAACCGAGGGCGTGCTGTGTCTAAGGGCCTGGCAGGGGGGGACCCTGCAGCAGAGCACCAAGCTCTGACCCTGGGCTTATGGTCAGGCCCTCTCCCAGCCGTGACTTCTCACTGCTCCAGAGTTCTCCTTGGCTTTGTCACACAGGGGGATTTTTCCATGGCTGTCGGCTGTGGAGAAGCCCTGGGGTTTGTTAGTTTGACAGGCTTGCTGGATATGCTGTTGAGCCAGCCGGCAGCAGAGAGGGGCCTCGTCTTGCTGCGGTCCCCTGCCTCTCTGCAGTATCGATTTGCGAGAATTGCTATCGAGGTGTGA